Proteins encoded together in one Penicillium digitatum chromosome 1, complete sequence window:
- a CDS encoding Acyltransferase 3, producing MEYIQPNHIYSRILNTIPWKSADSSIKGDPRKSVKWIDGLRGIASFLVILTHLARAWDYDLFAPRDDVDTPPRILQWPVFRIPWQGRLGVTIFAFLTGYVCALKPLKQSRNGDILGSFTSVSKSAFRRPPRLIFPATIALLISWVMAQFGAFVTANRSDCWWCRYAAVDLEPNFWDEFVRLFKTFLEVWTTGYMAYDDHQWALLPLLQASMLVYVLVCATMFCKFRFRMAIYVGMYLYFHQNAAPNTETFQMQAIYGMFLSDLSYETGFKKFVERHSWGRKLVASFLICLGLFVCSYPGEHPEWATWSTYMEQASHYLFPPKVNVGRRYSALGVDLIIFAIYISPSIKDFLSGRLLLWLGKQSFAVYLVHGTLLRTVLCWMLYGITGQPWDGDIVDEKGNPIYGEDGEPLHPHWIPIRAPWVVALSIPTWIALVYFCATLWTGYVDPFCARMAQKLEKWMFDEGEQAPPPLPMTSIPMQTA from the exons ATGGAGTATATTCAGCCCAACCATATTTATTCGCGCATCTTGAACACTATTCCCTGGAAGTCCGCAGATTCATCGATCAAAGGTGATCCGCGGAAAAGTGTAAAGTGGATTGAT GGCCTCCGAGGAATCGCTTCATTCCTAGTTATCCTCACTCACCTTGCCCGAGCGTGGGATTATGACCTCTTCGCCCCTCGCGACGATGTTGACACACCTCCTCGAATCCTGCAGTGGCCCGTCTTCCGTATTCCGTGGCAAGGCCGTCTGGGAGTTACCATCTTCGCCTTCTTGACTGGCTACGTTTGCGCTCTTAAGCCACTCAAACAATCTCGGAATGGTGATATCCTTGGATCCTTTACATCGGTTAGCAAGAGTGCCTTCCGCCGGCCACCTCGCCTCATCTTCCCTGCGACTATCGCCTTGCTTATATCCTGGGTCATGGCACAATTTGGCGCCTTTGTCACCGCTAATCGCTCCGACTGTTGGTGGTGCCGTTACGCAGCCGTTGATTTAGAACCTAATTTTTGGGACGAGTTTGTCCGGCTGTTCAAGACTTTCCTAGAGGTTTGGACTACTGGCTATATGGCGTACGATGACCACCAGTGGGCTTTGCTTCCGTTGCTCCAGGCCTCCATGTTGGTTTACGTCCTTGTCTGCGCAACAATGTTCTGCAAGTTCCGATTCCGCATGGCCATCTACGTGGGAATGTACCTCTACTTCCATCAAAACGCAGCGCCCAACACCG AAACTTTCCAAATGCAGGCAATCTACGGCATGTTCCTCAGCGATCTCTCATATGAAACCGGGTTCAAGAAATTCGTCGAGCGCCACAGCTGGGGCCGCAAACTCGTGGCAAGCTTCCTTATCTGCCTTGGCCTCTTCGTCTGTTCCTACCCCGGAGAGCACCCAGAGTGGGCCACATGGTCAACCTACATGGAACAAGCATCACACTACCTCTTTCCTCCAAAAGTCAACGTCGGTAGACGCTACTCCGCCCTGGGCGTCGACCTCATTATTTTCGCCATCTACATCTCACCCTCGATCAAGGACTTCCTCTCCGGCCGTCTCCTGCTCTGGCTCGGCAAGCAGAGTTTCGCCGTGTACCTCGTGCACGGCACCCTCCTCCGCACCGTTCTCTGCTGGATGCTTTACGGAATTACCGGTCAGCCCTGGGATGGCGACATTGTCGACGAAAAGGGAAATCCAATCTACGGCGAGGACGGCGAACCCCTCCATCCGCACTGGATTCCCATCCGCGCACCTTGGGTCGTAGCTCTCAGTATCCCGACTTGGATCGCGCTGGTCTACTTCTGCGCCACTTTGTGGACGGGATATGTCGACCCCTTCTGTGCGCGCATGGCGCAAAAATTGGAGAAGTGGATGTTCGACGAGGGCGAGCAGGCCCCGCCCCCGCTGCCTATGACTAGCATCCCTATGCAGACAGCTTAA
- a CDS encoding Esterase, SGNH hydrolase-type, subgroup, which yields MRLGQSLTTCLSWAWVASATILENGQVRENAYPGQLQPVTLDDSWRNYPAHAPEISYKGRWDSQHISWWSAPGIKVEFSGEKLAVHFGPSTNTGVLVAYRIGSLDWQFSNITASSTYQFVGPSSELKDGDDPVDQNVFEMRVTNWGIGVQIAGVAVANDAVLTKPPTFKKRVEIIGGSLASGQFATYETLSSWSFLFANGLGNVEYGITAYPGVCLADQQCYNGDSRGVGWYWHRASDPGSRAHSIYDRNPEEWDVRAEQPADLVIIQMGGNDHRYPNEIPGRDFYHAYVDLVEDIHSNWPHAIIILMSQWGGFTKEGKKYVGSTYYQEETREVNEHFKNRGFVYYFPTEGLLQHNDINPKNHLTDVGHVKIASHLLQWVRLVLRWNLEPTGETTSGTAYWNDQQEY from the exons ATGCGGCTTGGACAATCCCTCACGACCTGTCTTTCATGGGCCTGGGTTGCTTCGGCCACCATTCTCGAGAACGGTCAAGTGAGAGAGAATGCATATCCCGGTCAGTTACAGCCGGTGACTTTGGACGATTCATGGAGGAATTATCCGGCGCATGCCCCGGAGATCTCCTACAAAGGTCGATGGGATAGCCAACACATTTCGT GGTGGTC TGCACCAGGAATCAAAGTCGAGTTCTCGGGGGAAAAG CTTGCTGTCCATTTCGGCCCAAGCACCAATACAGGTGTTCTCGTAGCCTACCG GATCGGCTCTCTTGACTGGCAGTTCTCTAATATCACCGCCTCCTCCACATATCAATTTGTTGGTCCATCGTCAGAGCTCAAAGATGGTGATGACCCCGTTGACCAAAATGTCTTTGAGATGAGAG TGACAAACTGGGGCATTGG AGTTCAAATCGCTGGTGTAGCTGTCGCGAATGATGCTGTCCTCACTAAGCCTCCGACCTTCAAAAAAAGAGTCGAGATCATCGGCGGCTC GCTTGCATCTGGGCAATTTGCCACCTATGAAACACTCTCCTCATGGTCCTTCCTCTTCGCCAACGGCCTAGGCAATGTCGAATATGGCATCACA GCCTATCCCGGCGTGTGTCTCGCCGATCAACAGTGTTACAACGGCGACTCTCGTGGCGTG GGATGGTACTGGCACCGCGCCTCAGACCCCGGCTCTCGCGCACATTCAATTTACGACCGCAACCCCGAGGAGTGGGATGTCAGAGCAGAGCAACCGGCCGATTTGGTGATCATTCAGATGGGCGGTAATGATCACCGCTACCCCAACGAAATCCCCGGCCGGGACTTCTACCATGCCTACGTCGACTTGGTAGAGGATATCCACTCTAACTGGCCTCATGcgatcatcatcctcatg TCCCAATGGGGAGGCTTCACCAAAGAAGGCAAGAAGTACGTCGGTAGCACTTACTACCAGGAAGAGACCCGGGAGGTCAATGAGCACTTCAAGAACCGTGGGTTTGTCTACTATTTCCCCACCGAGGGTCTGCTCCAACACAATGATATCAACCCAAAGAACCATCTGACGGATGTTGGACACGTCAAGATTGCGAGTCACTTGTTGCAGTGGGTTCGATTGGTTCTCAGGTGGAACCTCGAGCCCACGGGTGAAACCACCTCTGGAACCGCTTACTGGAATGATCAGCAGGAATACTGA